A genomic window from Plasmodium malariae genome assembly, chromosome: 10 includes:
- the PmUG01_10045200 gene encoding Sec1 family protein, putative, with the protein MSLNIQEQQKNSAINMLNLNDYNDSLNNSDNILYYSHDKIWKILIYDSEGQNILAPLLKVGNLRHHGVTLNLNLHKERNSIPEVNAVYLIDNNKENIDKVIRDMINNMYGSYYINFLSYISDENFEYFANECVKNNIVSYVSKITDRYIKFISLSSTTFSLNIPHCFKILHETSDNLIQNAMDQITEGLVSFLVTLGVVPIIRVSPNKTYPSKTIAEKLHKKIYELLNLRSTNNYVFNSKSIQRPLLILVDRDIDLSVMIQHAWTYQALIHDIFDIKLNKIYLNQINSSEQNSRSGRNGNIPNKYYDINNNDSFFLNNCNKPFPEVANNISECLNEYNEKMKNLNKNDKTNNDNITGGLMSAMNILPEMTEHKRLLDMHTNILTDLIKEIKERDLDKFYENEFDFECSNEKICIQYMNNILNSIKGNNFDKYRAFLCLYLAKRNLNPQTLDGFIQKLNSLNIDTSSVNFIKQLEKFKSMNININVNTPLIHSNSGSTTFKQQLNTYSNIFIDKGFNILQGAKNLLPRRREIKITKLVETLIENKPSSLNEQFIYIDPKNPPSTQMDKLYIKQENIKDCIIFVIGGGNYIEVSALKDLEEKMNKKIIYGTTDFVRPENFLQELNEIGRAFTV; encoded by the coding sequence atgtCGTTGAATATTCAGGAGCAACAAAAAAATAGCGCAATCAATATGCTGAACTTAAATGATTACAATGATAGTTTGAACAATAGCgacaatatattatattattcgcATGACAAGatatggaaaatattaatatatgattcGGAGGGTCAGAATATCTTAGCCCCTTTACTGAAAGTAGGAAATTTAAGACATCATGGTGTaacattaaatttaaatttacataaagaAAGAAATTCAATACCTGAAGTGAATGCTGTTTATTTaatagataataataaagaaaacataGATAAAGTTATTAGAGatatgataaataatatgtatggaagttattatataaatttcctTTCCTATATAAGTgatgaaaattttgaatattttgcTAACGAatgtgtaaaaaataatatagtatcTTATGTATCAAAAATCACAGacagatatataaaattcattaGTTTATCGAGTACCACGTTTTCGTTAAATATACCTCATtgctttaaaatattacatgaAACAAGTGATAATTTAATACAAAATGCTATGGATCAAATAACTGAAGGGTTAGTTTCTTTTTTAGTTACCTTAGGGGTTGTTCCAATTATTAGAGTTTCACCAAATAAAACGTATCCCTCAAAAACTATTGCAGAAAAattgcataaaaaaatttatgaattgTTAAATTTAAGGTCTACcaataattatgtttttaactCAAAATCTATTCAAAGACCTCTCTTAATTTTAGTGGACAGAGATATTGATTTAAGTGTCATGATACAGCATGCTTGGACATATCAAGCCTTAATTCATGATATTTTTGACATAaaactaaataaaatttatttgaatCAAATTAATTCCAGTGAACAAAATAGTAGGAGTGGAAGAAATGGTAACATACCTAATAAATATTacgatattaataataatgactccttttttttaaataattgtaataaacCCTTTCCAGAAGTTGCAAATAATATCAGTGAATGTTTAAAcgaatataatgaaaaaatgaaaaatttgaaCAAGAATGACAAAACGAACAATGATAACATTACAGGGGGTTTAATGTCCGCCATGAATATACTACCAGAAATGACGGAACATAAAAGACTATTAGATatgcatacaaatatattaactgatctaataaaagaaataaaagagcGAGATTTAGacaaattttatgaaaatgagTTTGATTTTGAATGttctaatgaaaaaatatgtatacaatatatgaacaatattttaaattctataaaaggtaataattttgataaatatagagcctttttatgtttatatctTGCCAAAAGGAATTTAAATCCTCAAACGCTTGATGGctttattcaaaaattaaatagttTAAATATAGATACATCATCTGtcaattttattaaacagttagaaaaatttaagtcaatgaatataaatataaatgtaaatacacCCTTAATTCATTCAAATAGTGGAAGTACAACATTTAAACAACAGTTAAACAcatatagtaatatatttattgataAAGGTTTTAACATATTACAAGGTGCCAAGAATTTATTACCAAGAagaagagaaataaaaattacgaaACTTGTTGAAACGCTAATAGAAAATAAACCTTCTTCTTTAAATgaacaatttatttatattgatCCTAAAAACCCTCCAAGTACACAAATggacaaattatatattaaacaagaaaatataaaagattgTATTATCTTTGTTATAGGTGGTGGTAACTATATTGAAGTGTCAGCTTTAAAAGACTtggaagaaaaaatgaataaaaaaattatatatggtACAACTGATTTTGTGCGACCGGAGAACTTTCTTCAAGAGCTCAACGAAATAGGACGAGCCTTTACCGTTTGA
- the PmUG01_10045300 gene encoding conserved Plasmodium protein, unknown function, whose amino-acid sequence MKFPYIYFLFYCILITINSDEEIYIKLNEYEIKNNFSVRVLKKSSIKCGLEIRDEAEIEMRTFSPGVNIMPQILSDYQYGYAHQKFIVGEHNVSPLNKGLRGMCIGELRRIGILVAGIGKIYYEITLKDYKKKSEINTEL is encoded by the exons ATGAAGTTTccatacatttattttttgttttattgcATTTTAATTACTATAAATTCTGATGAAGAAATATACATCAAGCTAAAtgaatatgaaataaaaaataattttagtgTTCGTGTCTTGAAAAAGTCTTCTATTAAATGTGGTTTAGAAATTCGTGATGAAGCAGAAATTGAAATGAGGACATTTT CCCCTGGGGTGAATATTATGCCACAAATATTATCG GACTATCAATATGGCTATGCTCACCAGAAATTTATA GTTGGAGAACATAACGTATCTCCTTTAAATAAGGGATTAAGAGGAATGTGCATTGGTGAACTCag ACGTATTGGTATACTTGTGGCAGGCATCGGGAAAATATACTATGAAATCACCCTGAAAGactataaaaagaaaagcgaAATTAACACAGAACTTTAA
- the PmUG01_10045400 gene encoding apicoplast ribosomal protein L27 precursor, putative — MSFQSLFTLLILIKCVICAKTKYNIKLSRTYLKFLGWEKNIKTTQIKPLYINRINLLGRKSNNICNNFKHNLFINKHYLKDCFIRNSYKNVSIIKIRRFNKLWAKKKGVGSTKNGRDSNPKNLGVKVLGNNFAHAGNIIVRQRGRTFKPGYGVKQGRDYTLTAIKSGKVHFFNRVVSIIDVSNPKPMTFRDVYREDPTIISLSKMWTSV; from the coding sequence atgagcTTCCAAAGTTTGTTTACATTACTTATATTAATCAAATGTGTTATATGtgcaaaaacaaaatataatatcaaGCTATCAAGGAcctatttaaaatttttgggATGGGAGAAAAACATCAAAACTACGCAGATAAAAcctttatatattaacagaATAAATTTGTTAGGAAGAAAAAGCAATAACATATGTAACAATTTTAagcataatttatttattaacaaaCATTACTTGAAAGATTGCTTTATAAGAAATTCctataaaaatgtaagtataataaaaattaggCGTTTTAATAAACTATGggctaaaaaaaaaggcgtAGGAAGCACAAAAAATGGTAGGGATAGTAACCCCAAGAACTTGGGTGTAAAGGTATTAGGAAATAATTTTGCGCATGCTGGTAATATTATAGTTAGACAAAGAGGAAGAACCTTTAAGCCTGGATATGGGGTAAAACAAGGAAGAGATTATACACTAACTGCCATCAAATCCGGAAaggttcatttttttaaccGCGTTGTAAGCATTATCGATGTTAGTAATCCTAAGCCAATGACATTTAGAGATGTTTACCGAGAGGATCCTACCATCATAAGTTTATCAAAAATGTGGACATcagtttaa